In Bradyrhizobium paxllaeri, the genomic stretch GAGTTTCCTTCGCTCGCGCCGCTCCTCTTCATGCTTGTCGCTTTCTTCATGGCTGTTGTCATTTGGCTCACAATCGTTCGCCGGGCAATTGGCTCGCCTGCTTCACCCAGGCAACGAACTGCGCTTCATCAAGCTCGCCCTCATGGATATCGAGATAGCGAACTTCATTGTGCTTCGACTCGCCCGAGGGGACAGGGCGCAGCGAGGTGCCGCGGAAGAACGTCACCTTGACGTACTTGGTGAAGCAATGGAAGCTGAGGAACCAGGGGCCCTGTTCCTCGACACCATAAAACGGCGAATTCCATTTGACTGCCTTGTGCACGCCGGGAACGGTGCGCACGATCAACTCGTCGAGTTGGCGCCCGAGGTCGCGTTTCCAGCCCGGTATGGCCGCGATGTAGGCCTGCACCGGCGCGTTGCCGTAGCCCTTGGCGATCTGAGGATTGCCGCCCGAGAGCAGCACAGGCTTTGCAGCGGGCTGCTTTGCGGCGGTTTTCTTTGCGGTGGTCTTTTTTGCGGCCTTCGACGTCGTTTGTGCCATGGCGTTCATTCCTGTCCGGCGCAGCTTCAGCCGCTGCGCCATTTGGCGGCGTAGGGCAGCGCAAACATGTACAGGCCGGTGAGCAGAAGCAAGATCAGCGGAAGCAGCGCGAGCAGGCCCACCCAGACGGCTGGTTGCCCCTGCATCATGGCGACGATGTTGACGATGACGGCCGCCGTGAAGGCAATGGATAGCCAACGGTGGATCTGCCGGATCGACTTGTTCCAGTTCATAGAACCTCCTTTGAAGATGAGACGAAGCGCGATGCGGCGGGTTCAGTCCGCCCGCGCGACGAGTTCTTCCAGCTTCTCGAAGAACTGCTTCCATCCGGCGTGGGCGCCGCCATAGGCCTGCTTCTGGTCCGGCCGGAACCCGGTCTGCTCCATGCGCAGAAGGGTACCGGTGCGTGTCGGGGTGAGCGTGAAGGTCACCACGCTCTGCAGAGCGAAGGCTGCATCGTCATGGTTGAAATTCCAGGTGTAGGACAGCGCCTTGTTCGGCTCGATGGCGAGCACCTCGCAATCGAGCACGCCACCCCATTCGCCACGCAGATTGAACTGGTGGCCGACGACCGGCTTGAAGTCGTTCTTCATCAGCCACTCCTCGATCAAATGCGGCTGGGTCAGCGCGCGCCAGAGCTTTTCCGGCGGATGAGGCATCTCGCGTTCGATGACGACGGAACGCGTTTCGGTCGCAGCACTGTTGGTCATTGGTCCATCCGTTTGAGCAGGTCTTCGAGATCGTCGAATCTTCGTTGCCAGAACCCGGCCATCTCGCTGGTCCAGTCGATCAGCGGGGCAAGGGCGCCGAGTTGCGCGCTGTAATGCGTCTGCCGGCCTTCGTGGCGGTCGCGCACCAGCCCGGCCTGTTTCAGCACGCCGAGATGTTTTGAGACGGCCGGCTGCGAGATGCCGGCCCGCGCCGTCAGCGCCCCGACGGTCTGTTCGCCTTCGCGGCACAGGCGCTCGAAGATTGACCGGCGGGTCGGATCGGCGAGAGTTTTGAAGAGCACGTCGTGGGTGTTGGGCATCGGAGATCGATAGCTCGTGAGTTATGGATATATCCATAGCCGCCAAGCTATGGATCGGTCAAGCCCGGAAACGCACTTGCGTACGGAACTCCCACGTGCCGCGAAAAATGCGAATTGGGCAGGTTCCCCGTTTGTAGCAAGTGACCATATCCCGCTGGTTATGCATCATTTGCGGAATCTGATGCTCCGTTGTGGAGGACCGGGACGCTCATATATTGAACCTCCGCGATCGGGAGAGTTTCGATGGAAACGGCCAGCCGCAAGGCCCATTGGGAGAACGTCTACACGACGAAGGGCGAGAACGAGGTCAGCTGGTTTCAGCAAAGCGCGGCACCTTCGCTCGACCTGATCGTGCAGGCGGGCGCAACTGACGAGTCCGCCATCATCGATATCGGCGGCGGCGCGTCGCGGCTGGTCGACAGTCTCGTCGAGCAGGGCTTTGAGGATGTCACGGTGCTCGATCTGTCCGCCGCGGCTTTGACCGTCGCACGCAGCCGCCTTGAGAGTCATCTCGGCGCCAGCGCGGAGAAGGTCAGGTGGATCGTCGCTGATGTGACGACCTGGAAGCCGGCGAGGGCCTACGATATCTGGCATGACCGGGCGGCGTTCCACTTTCTCACCGACGCCAGCGATCGCGAAGCCTACATCGCCTGCCTCGGGTCTGGCCTGAGGATCGGCGGTCACGCCATTATCGCGACCTTCGCGCCCGACGGCCCGGACAAATGCAGCGGCCTGCCGGTCGCGCGCTA encodes the following:
- a CDS encoding DUF1801 domain-containing protein is translated as MAQTTSKAAKKTTAKKTAAKQPAAKPVLLSGGNPQIAKGYGNAPVQAYIAAIPGWKRDLGRQLDELIVRTVPGVHKAVKWNSPFYGVEEQGPWFLSFHCFTKYVKVTFFRGTSLRPVPSGESKHNEVRYLDIHEGELDEAQFVAWVKQASQLPGERL
- a CDS encoding SRPBCC family protein, giving the protein MTNSAATETRSVVIEREMPHPPEKLWRALTQPHLIEEWLMKNDFKPVVGHQFNLRGEWGGVLDCEVLAIEPNKALSYTWNFNHDDAAFALQSVVTFTLTPTRTGTLLRMEQTGFRPDQKQAYGGAHAGWKQFFEKLEELVARAD
- a CDS encoding ArsR/SmtB family transcription factor, whose translation is MPNTHDVLFKTLADPTRRSIFERLCREGEQTVGALTARAGISQPAVSKHLGVLKQAGLVRDRHEGRQTHYSAQLGALAPLIDWTSEMAGFWQRRFDDLEDLLKRMDQ
- a CDS encoding class I SAM-dependent methyltransferase is translated as METASRKAHWENVYTTKGENEVSWFQQSAAPSLDLIVQAGATDESAIIDIGGGASRLVDSLVEQGFEDVTVLDLSAAALTVARSRLESHLGASAEKVRWIVADVTTWKPARAYDIWHDRAAFHFLTDASDREAYIACLGSGLRIGGHAIIATFAPDGPDKCSGLPVARYDSASLGQTLGAGFELVDTQRHEHSTPWGARQAFQFSIFRREF